A part of Pseudomonas leptonychotis genomic DNA contains:
- the uca gene encoding urea carboxylase, which translates to MFNKLLIANRGAIACRILRTLRDLNVQGVAVYSEADAASLHIQQADEAFSLGEGPAAGTYLVVDKILAVAKQTGATAIHPGYGFLSENAAFAEACEAAGIAFVGPTPEQLRVFGLKHTARALAKEHGVPMLEGTELLENLDAALVAGEVVGYPVMLKSTAGGGGIGMRVCNSAAELSDAFEAVKRLGQNNFSDSGVFIEKYIQRARHLEVQVFGDGKGEVLALGVRDCSVQRRNQKVLEETPAPNLPAGMAEELCAAAIKLAKAINYRSAGTVEFVYDSAAERFYFLEVNTRLQVEHGVTEQVWGVDLVRWMIELAAGDLAPLSELGKGLKARGHAIQARLYAEDPGRDFQPSPGLLTAVDFPTADGQALRIDTWVEAGCEIPPYFDPMIAKVIAWQPTREQASTALGQALADTVLYGVESNRDYLRQILLDVPFASGEPWTRCLEGLVYQADTFEVLSAGTQTTVQDFPGRLGYWAVGVPPSGPMDDRALRLGNRLLGNEEGAAGLEITMSGPLLRFNTDAVVAVTGAPIPLSVDGVEQAMNSALLIKAGSTLSLGTIAGSGARVYLTLRGGLQVPEYLGSKSTFTLGQFGGHGGRALRAGDVLHLLPLADSQADAQLPAELRTDLPAVREIRVIYGPHGAPEYFTPAYIETFFATSWEVHFNSSRTGVRLIGPKPEWVRDSGGEAGLHPSNIHDNPYAIGAVDFTGDMPVILGPDGPSLGGFVCPVTIIEADLWQLGQLKAGDKLKFLPVDIATARLLAQAKNRECAELCGRGFSLDPSATDIAAEAAPALTALTSPIILDIGADDKRLVARLSGDTHLLLEIGAPELDLVLRFRGHALMQALEAKNLNGVVDLTPGIRSLQVHYQPETLALNDLLNIVAGEWDAVCNAQDLKVPSRIVHLPLSWDDPACQLAIDKYMTTVRKDAPWCPSNLEFIRRINDLPNLDEVYKTVFDASYLVMGLGDVYLGAPVATPLDPRHRLVTTKYNPARTWTAENSVGIGGAYMCVYGMEGPGGYQFVGRTLQMWNRYREVAAFDGKPWLLRFFDQIRFYPVGAEELLQIRRDFPLGRYELRIEDSELALADYQDFLDKEAEGIDAFRQQQRGAFDAERQRWIESDQAHFDSEEVLADLGEDVPLAAGQHSIDSHIAGNLWQVQVSEGDHVKAGDVLVILESMKMEIPLLAPRDGVVREVRVQPGSPVRAGQRVVVLKEA; encoded by the coding sequence ATGTTCAACAAACTGCTGATCGCCAACCGTGGCGCCATTGCCTGCCGCATCCTGCGCACCTTGCGCGACCTCAACGTGCAAGGCGTGGCCGTCTATTCCGAAGCCGACGCCGCCAGCCTGCATATCCAGCAGGCCGATGAAGCCTTTAGCCTCGGCGAAGGCCCCGCGGCCGGCACCTATCTGGTGGTCGATAAAATCCTCGCCGTCGCCAAGCAGACTGGCGCCACCGCCATTCACCCCGGCTACGGCTTTCTCTCGGAGAACGCCGCGTTCGCCGAAGCCTGCGAGGCTGCCGGCATCGCCTTCGTCGGCCCGACGCCGGAGCAACTACGGGTATTCGGCCTCAAGCACACCGCTCGCGCCTTGGCTAAAGAGCATGGCGTACCGATGCTCGAAGGCACCGAGCTGTTGGAAAACCTCGACGCCGCGCTGGTCGCCGGTGAAGTGGTCGGCTACCCAGTGATGCTGAAAAGCACTGCCGGCGGTGGCGGCATCGGCATGCGCGTGTGCAACAGCGCCGCCGAGCTGAGCGACGCCTTCGAGGCGGTCAAACGTCTGGGGCAGAACAACTTCAGCGACAGCGGCGTGTTTATCGAGAAGTACATCCAGCGCGCCCGCCACCTGGAAGTGCAGGTGTTCGGTGACGGCAAAGGTGAAGTGCTAGCCCTCGGCGTACGCGATTGCTCGGTGCAGCGGCGCAACCAGAAAGTGCTGGAAGAAACCCCGGCGCCGAACCTGCCCGCAGGCATGGCTGAAGAGCTGTGCGCAGCGGCGATCAAGCTGGCCAAGGCGATCAATTACCGCAGCGCCGGCACCGTCGAATTTGTCTACGACAGCGCCGCCGAGCGCTTTTACTTTCTCGAAGTAAACACCCGCCTGCAGGTCGAACATGGCGTCACCGAGCAGGTGTGGGGCGTCGATCTGGTGCGCTGGATGATCGAACTGGCGGCCGGCGATCTGGCTCCACTGAGCGAACTGGGTAAAGGCCTGAAGGCCAGAGGCCATGCGATTCAGGCACGCCTATACGCCGAAGACCCGGGCCGCGATTTTCAGCCGAGCCCCGGCCTGCTCACCGCAGTGGACTTCCCCACGGCCGATGGCCAAGCCCTGCGCATCGACACTTGGGTCGAAGCTGGTTGCGAAATTCCACCCTACTTCGACCCGATGATCGCCAAAGTCATCGCCTGGCAACCCACCCGCGAGCAAGCCAGCACCGCACTCGGCCAAGCCCTGGCTGACACCGTGCTGTATGGCGTGGAAAGCAACCGCGATTACCTGCGGCAGATTCTGCTCGACGTGCCCTTCGCCAGCGGCGAGCCGTGGACCCGTTGCCTGGAAGGTTTGGTCTATCAGGCGGACACCTTCGAAGTGCTGTCCGCCGGCACCCAGACCACCGTGCAGGACTTCCCCGGCCGTCTCGGCTACTGGGCCGTCGGCGTGCCGCCATCGGGGCCGATGGACGATCGCGCCCTGCGCCTGGGCAACCGCCTGCTCGGTAACGAAGAAGGCGCCGCCGGCCTGGAAATCACCATGAGCGGCCCGCTGCTGCGCTTCAACACCGATGCAGTGGTGGCAGTGACCGGTGCGCCAATTCCGCTAAGCGTGGATGGCGTCGAGCAAGCTATGAACAGCGCGCTGCTGATCAAGGCTGGTAGCACACTCAGCCTCGGCACCATCGCCGGCAGCGGCGCCCGCGTTTATCTCACCCTGCGTGGCGGTCTGCAGGTACCGGAATACTTGGGTTCGAAAAGCACCTTCACCCTCGGCCAGTTCGGCGGCCACGGCGGCCGCGCGCTGCGTGCCGGTGACGTGCTGCACCTGCTGCCTTTGGCCGACAGCCAAGCCGACGCGCAACTGCCCGCCGAGCTGCGCACTGATTTACCTGCGGTACGCGAAATCCGCGTGATTTACGGCCCGCACGGCGCACCGGAATACTTCACTCCGGCCTACATCGAGACGTTCTTTGCCACCTCCTGGGAAGTGCATTTCAACTCCAGCCGCACCGGCGTGCGTTTGATCGGCCCGAAACCCGAGTGGGTGCGCGACAGCGGCGGCGAAGCTGGCTTGCACCCATCGAACATCCACGACAACCCCTATGCGATTGGCGCGGTGGATTTCACCGGCGATATGCCGGTGATCCTCGGCCCAGACGGCCCGAGCCTGGGCGGCTTTGTTTGCCCAGTGACCATCATCGAAGCCGACCTGTGGCAGCTCGGCCAGCTCAAGGCCGGCGACAAGCTCAAATTTTTACCGGTGGATATCGCCACCGCACGCCTGTTGGCCCAAGCAAAAAACCGTGAATGCGCGGAGCTTTGTGGGAGGGGCTTTAGCCTCGACCCAAGCGCCACCGATATCGCGGCTGAAGCCGCTCCCGCCCTAACAGCCTTGACCTCGCCCATCATTCTCGACATTGGTGCAGACGATAAGCGCCTGGTCGCGCGCCTCTCCGGCGACACCCACCTACTGCTGGAAATCGGCGCGCCGGAGTTGGACCTGGTACTGCGTTTCCGTGGCCATGCCTTAATGCAGGCCCTAGAAGCCAAAAACTTGAATGGCGTCGTAGACCTGACTCCCGGCATCCGCTCGCTGCAAGTGCACTACCAGCCGGAAACCCTCGCGCTAAATGACCTTCTCAACATAGTCGCCGGCGAGTGGGACGCGGTGTGCAACGCGCAAGACCTCAAGGTGCCGTCACGTATCGTCCATTTGCCATTGTCTTGGGATGATCCGGCCTGCCAGTTGGCCATCGACAAGTACATGACCACCGTGCGCAAAGACGCGCCCTGGTGCCCAAGCAACCTGGAGTTTATCCGCCGGATTAACGACCTGCCCAATCTGGATGAGGTCTACAAGACCGTGTTCGACGCCAGCTATCTAGTGATGGGTTTGGGCGATGTGTATCTCGGTGCACCGGTGGCCACGCCACTGGACCCACGGCATCGTTTGGTCACCACCAAATACAACCCGGCGCGTACTTGGACGGCCGAGAACTCGGTGGGCATCGGCGGCGCTTATATGTGCGTGTACGGCATGGAAGGCCCCGGCGGCTATCAGTTCGTCGGTCGTACCTTGCAGATGTGGAACCGCTACCGCGAAGTCGCGGCCTTCGATGGCAAGCCGTGGCTGCTGCGCTTCTTCGACCAGATTCGTTTCTACCCGGTGGGCGCCGAGGAGCTGCTGCAAATCCGTCGCGACTTCCCGCTCGGCCGCTATGAACTGCGCATCGAAGACAGCGAGTTGGCCCTGGCCGACTATCAGGACTTCCTCGACAAGGAAGCCGAGGGCATCGACGCATTCCGCCAGCAGCAGCGCGGTGCCTTTGACGCCGAGCGGCAACGCTGGATCGAATCCGACCAAGCGCACTTCGACAGTGAAGAAGTGCTCGCAGATTTAGGCGAAGACGTCCCGCTCGCAGCCGGTCAGCACAGCATCGACAGCCATATCGCCGGTAACCTCTGGCAAGTCCAGGTCAGCGAGGGCGACCACGTGAAAGCCGGTGATGTGCTGGTGATTTTGGAGTCGATGAAGATGGAAATACCTCTGCTCGCCCCGCGCGACGGCGTGGTGCGCGAGGTGCGCGTACAACCGGGTTCGCCGGTACGCGCCGGGCAACGGGTGGTGGTGCTGAAAGAGGCTTGA
- a CDS encoding NPP1 family protein, translated as MINNKQPVFDFDGDSCLPSAGISRLGQKNAGLNTTGTITGSCRSGNFLLTSNTLHRYVCRTVSGNQYCGHIYALYFEKDQLTGYFGGGHRHDWEHAAVWTKNGVVTHGTYSSHGNQTTKPAAELPFENGHLKIVYHKDGVTTHAFRFAKSVEYAENPYGSFLTPTIVSWYRMVGDGLSNQSMRSLLNSFDYGSANLPVKDSNFLNNINNGKPSSYPAFSSTDVTASN; from the coding sequence GTGATCAACAATAAGCAGCCAGTCTTTGATTTTGACGGCGATAGTTGTTTGCCCAGCGCGGGTATCAGCCGTTTGGGGCAAAAAAATGCAGGCCTTAATACGACGGGCACAATTACGGGCAGCTGCCGCTCAGGTAATTTTTTACTGACCTCAAACACCCTGCATCGCTACGTGTGTAGAACAGTCAGTGGCAACCAGTATTGCGGCCATATATACGCGCTCTATTTCGAGAAAGACCAGTTGACCGGCTATTTTGGTGGCGGCCATCGCCATGATTGGGAACATGCCGCTGTCTGGACCAAAAACGGAGTTGTGACGCATGGCACCTACAGCTCCCACGGCAACCAGACAACCAAGCCCGCTGCAGAGTTACCCTTTGAAAATGGCCATCTGAAGATTGTCTATCACAAGGATGGTGTCACTACTCATGCCTTTCGCTTTGCGAAAAGTGTTGAGTATGCCGAGAACCCCTATGGCTCATTCCTGACCCCGACTATCGTCAGCTGGTATCGAATGGTCGGTGACGGGTTGTCGAATCAGAGCATGCGTTCGTTACTCAATAGTTTCGATTACGGCTCCGCGAACCTGCCGGTCAAAGACAGTAACTTCCTGAACAACATCAACAACGGGAAACCGTCCAGTTACCCCGCCTTCTCAAGTACGGATGTGACGGCCTCGAACTAA
- a CDS encoding cysteine-rich CWC family protein codes for MDNEAIRCPSCGQLNQCAQATANAPVEHCWCFDITVDALALTQLPAEQRNRACLCPRCAQGLHEPASD; via the coding sequence ATGGATAATGAAGCGATTCGCTGCCCAAGCTGCGGCCAGCTGAATCAGTGCGCCCAAGCCACGGCCAATGCGCCGGTAGAACACTGTTGGTGCTTCGACATCACCGTTGATGCCCTGGCGCTGACGCAGCTACCCGCCGAACAACGTAACCGCGCTTGCCTGTGCCCACGCTGCGCTCAAGGCCTGCACGAGCCGGCTAGCGACTAG
- a CDS encoding pseudouridine synthase, whose product MRLDRFLSNLPQLNRQTVRRLLASSRVRVDGAVVCDGLSEVSQFSRIEVDRELLQAGKAARYFMLHKPTGVVSATEHGQHRTVLDLLDEPDKTDLHLAGRLDLNTSGLLLITNDGQWSRRLTEPRSRLGKAYRVETEQPISPEYIEVFAQGLYFAYENLTTLPAELVIESSHSALLTLHEGRYHQIKRMFGHFQNKVIGLHRLSMGAIQLDPHLAPGQYRALSATEIVCI is encoded by the coding sequence ATGCGCCTCGATCGTTTTCTCAGCAACCTGCCCCAACTCAATCGCCAAACCGTCCGCCGCCTACTGGCCAGTTCTCGTGTACGAGTCGATGGCGCGGTGGTTTGCGATGGTTTGTCCGAAGTCAGTCAGTTCAGCCGCATCGAAGTTGATCGCGAGCTGCTACAGGCCGGCAAAGCCGCGCGCTATTTCATGTTGCACAAACCGACAGGCGTGGTCAGTGCCACCGAGCATGGGCAGCACCGCACCGTGCTTGATCTGCTCGACGAACCGGACAAGACCGACTTGCACCTGGCCGGTCGCCTGGACCTGAACACCAGTGGTCTGCTGCTAATCACCAACGATGGTCAATGGTCGCGCCGCCTGACCGAGCCTCGCAGCCGCCTGGGCAAGGCCTACCGCGTCGAGACCGAACAGCCAATCAGCCCTGAGTACATCGAGGTGTTCGCCCAGGGCCTGTATTTCGCCTATGAAAACCTCACCACCCTGCCTGCCGAACTGGTCATCGAAAGTAGCCACAGCGCCCTGCTGACCTTGCACGAAGGCCGCTACCATCAGATCAAGCGCATGTTTGGCCACTTCCAGAACAAGGTCATCGGCCTACATCGCCTGAGCATGGGCGCTATCCAACTCGACCCGCACCTCGCCCCCGGCCAGTACCGCGCCCTAAGTGCAACGGAAATCGTCTGCATCTAA
- a CDS encoding alpha/beta fold hydrolase — MKPAIAVVDIHRTFKVHTEFYANPSARKTIILINGSLATTAAFAHTLKYLQPQFNVVLYDQPYAGQSKPHNSHVRPISKEDEATILLELIEQFQADYLLSFSWGGVAAMLALAQRPARIEKAVISSFSPLLNAPMLDYLEKGMTYLHASDGEQVGQLVNSTIGKYLPSLFKRYNHRHISNLDNHEYLQMHAHINQVVHMDNHCQMECLAAIDIPLLFVNGEHDEYTSPDDVRLFAEYLSDCQFATIRNAGHFLDMEHKGAWQQSQAALLNFLQAPARNSSSYRAQPDLHHAIAV; from the coding sequence ATGAAGCCAGCCATCGCTGTCGTCGATATTCACAGGACGTTCAAGGTACACACGGAGTTTTACGCCAACCCCAGCGCGCGCAAGACCATCATCCTAATCAACGGCTCGTTGGCCACCACCGCCGCGTTCGCGCACACCCTGAAATACCTGCAACCACAATTCAACGTGGTGCTGTATGACCAGCCATACGCCGGCCAGTCCAAGCCACATAACAGCCACGTACGGCCGATCAGCAAGGAAGATGAAGCGACCATTTTGCTGGAGCTGATTGAGCAGTTTCAGGCCGACTATCTGCTGTCGTTCTCATGGGGCGGCGTGGCTGCCATGCTGGCACTGGCGCAGCGCCCGGCGCGTATCGAAAAGGCGGTGATCAGCTCTTTCTCACCGCTGCTCAACGCCCCCATGCTCGACTACCTGGAAAAAGGTATGACCTACCTGCATGCAAGCGACGGCGAACAAGTCGGTCAACTGGTCAACAGCACCATCGGCAAGTACCTGCCCTCACTGTTCAAGCGCTACAACCATCGCCATATAAGCAATCTCGACAACCACGAATACTTGCAGATGCACGCACACATCAACCAGGTGGTGCATATGGATAATCACTGCCAGATGGAGTGCCTGGCGGCCATCGATATTCCATTGCTGTTCGTCAACGGCGAACACGACGAATACACCTCGCCAGATGACGTGCGCCTGTTTGCCGAGTACCTGAGTGACTGCCAGTTCGCCACCATCCGCAATGCCGGACACTTTCTCGACATGGAGCACAAAGGCGCATGGCAGCAAAGCCAGGCCGCTCTGCTGAACTTCCTGCAAGCCCCAGCACGCAACAGTTCCAGCTACCGTGCACAGCCCGATCTGCATCACGCGATTGCCGTATGA
- a CDS encoding Glu/Leu/Phe/Val dehydrogenase dimerization domain-containing protein, whose protein sequence is MSVFSHIDFDHHEQVVYGHDKASGLKAIIAIHNSNLGPALGGCRMWPYANDDEALRDVLRLSRGMTYKSALANLPLGGGKAVIIGDPHTGKSAALFQAMGDFVDSLGGRYITAADSGTGVAEMQLMAERTRHVSGAESREAFAGGTRNGDPSPATAYGVFIGIQAAVKHRLGRDDLRGLKVAIQGVGQVGFDLARQLKAAGAELWVTDIVEANVRRAVEQLGATAVTQQAIFGLDVDVFAPCAMGAIINQQTLEALRAPIIAGAANNQLADPSLAETLRRNECLYAPDYAINAGGIIDVYYGRSGGSAAQLKAHIEGVGATLEQIFQRSGASGKTTVEIADQLAEERFGR, encoded by the coding sequence ATGTCCGTGTTTTCCCATATCGATTTCGACCACCACGAACAGGTGGTCTATGGCCATGACAAGGCCAGCGGCCTGAAGGCGATTATTGCCATTCACAACAGCAACCTCGGTCCGGCGCTTGGCGGTTGCCGCATGTGGCCCTACGCCAATGACGATGAGGCCCTGCGCGATGTGCTGCGCCTGTCGCGCGGCATGACCTACAAATCGGCCCTGGCCAATCTGCCACTGGGTGGCGGCAAAGCGGTGATCATCGGCGACCCTCATACCGGCAAGAGCGCGGCGCTGTTTCAGGCCATGGGTGATTTTGTCGACAGCCTTGGCGGGCGCTATATCACTGCCGCCGACTCCGGCACCGGCGTGGCAGAAATGCAGCTTATGGCCGAGCGCACTCGCCACGTATCCGGTGCGGAGTCGCGCGAAGCCTTCGCGGGTGGTACGCGCAATGGCGACCCGTCGCCGGCCACCGCTTACGGGGTGTTTATCGGCATTCAGGCTGCGGTCAAGCACCGCCTGGGCCGTGATGATTTGCGTGGCCTCAAAGTCGCGATTCAAGGGGTAGGGCAGGTGGGGTTTGATCTCGCCCGACAATTGAAAGCAGCCGGTGCCGAGCTGTGGGTGACTGATATCGTCGAGGCCAATGTGCGCCGTGCGGTTGAGCAACTGGGCGCAACTGCTGTCACCCAGCAGGCGATTTTCGGCCTGGATGTTGATGTGTTCGCGCCCTGCGCCATGGGCGCAATCATCAACCAACAAACCCTAGAAGCGCTGCGCGCGCCGATTATCGCCGGAGCCGCCAATAATCAGCTGGCCGATCCTAGCCTGGCGGAAACCCTGCGCCGCAACGAGTGCCTGTATGCGCCGGATTACGCGATCAATGCCGGCGGCATTATCGATGTCTACTATGGCCGTAGCGGCGGCAGCGCTGCACAACTCAAAGCGCATATCGAAGGCGTCGGCGCAACGTTGGAGCAAATCTTCCAGCGCTCAGGTGCGAGCGGTAAAACCACGGTGGAGATTGCTGATCAATTGGCCGAAGAGCGCTTCGGCCGTTAG
- a CDS encoding GNAT family N-acetyltransferase: MRPAASPYLPDSPFADFNLRAASVTDAAALATLLQQLAPDEPRADAKLLALRLSELSVSCVVLVAERDGKLLGTCTLNLIEHLAHNFARSAILEDVVVDGEARGLGIGQALMGKAIERARTWGCYKVALSSSQSREAAHAFYANLGFKPHGISLALTID, translated from the coding sequence ATGCGCCCCGCTGCCTCGCCTTATCTGCCGGATTCGCCTTTTGCCGACTTTAACCTACGTGCGGCCAGCGTTACCGATGCCGCAGCGCTCGCCACGTTGCTGCAGCAACTGGCACCCGACGAGCCGCGTGCTGATGCCAAGCTGCTGGCTTTACGCCTGAGTGAGTTGTCAGTGAGCTGCGTGGTACTGGTGGCCGAGCGTGACGGCAAGTTGCTCGGCACCTGCACGCTTAACCTGATTGAGCACCTGGCGCACAACTTCGCTCGCTCAGCGATTCTTGAAGATGTAGTGGTGGATGGTGAAGCGCGCGGCCTGGGGATTGGCCAGGCGCTGATGGGCAAAGCCATCGAACGCGCCCGCACCTGGGGTTGTTACAAAGTGGCGCTGTCCAGCAGCCAGAGCCGTGAGGCCGCCCATGCTTTTTATGCCAACCTGGGCTTTAAACCGCATGGTATTAGTCTGGCGCTGACAATCGATTAA
- a CDS encoding sensor domain-containing diguanylate cyclase has product MSQPFPPTRQWSLIALLLVLLAGGFLATSLVSYYTALESIRAGIINTELPLTSDNVYSEIQKDLVRPILISSMMSRDTYMRDWVLAGEQGTEQITRYLREVQEHYITVTSFFVSEKTHTYYQAKGVLKQVNEADSRDAWYFRVRDMQTPYEISVDADMANQDRLTVFINYKVFDYDQRFIGATGVGLTVDAVVDLIDTYQQRYKRSVFFVDTEGRVVLTGAKGGPSGAKVGQSLSELPGLEDLMAKLANPQNSNFEYQEHGREHFLNVRFIPELNWYLLVDKHENGALTGIRKSLYINLLICLLVTLIVISLVGFALRRYQQRITALATTDLLTELPNRRGFNLLANQAVQEARRNQDTLCALMLDLDNFKQLNDSQGHLAGDAVLRGFAANLQSAVREADILCRWGGEEFILLLKNTSVEQARELGKKIREQTERSHFNYNGIDLQITTSIGLAQLQPNEVLEQLIARADRALYRAKQSGRNRLCEEAHG; this is encoded by the coding sequence ATGTCGCAGCCATTCCCCCCGACCCGCCAGTGGTCACTGATTGCGCTGTTGCTGGTGCTACTTGCTGGCGGTTTCCTCGCCACCTCCCTGGTCAGCTATTACACCGCCCTCGAATCAATCCGTGCAGGGATCATCAACACCGAACTGCCGCTGACCTCGGATAACGTCTATTCAGAGATCCAGAAGGACCTGGTTAGGCCCATCCTGATTTCCTCGATGATGTCGCGCGATACCTACATGCGCGACTGGGTATTGGCCGGTGAACAGGGCACCGAGCAAATCACCCGCTACTTGCGCGAGGTGCAAGAGCACTACATCACCGTCACCAGCTTCTTTGTTTCCGAAAAAACCCACACCTACTACCAAGCCAAAGGCGTACTCAAACAGGTCAACGAAGCCGACTCACGTGACGCTTGGTACTTTCGCGTACGCGACATGCAGACGCCCTATGAAATTAGCGTCGATGCCGATATGGCCAACCAAGACCGCCTGACTGTGTTTATCAACTACAAGGTTTTCGACTACGACCAGCGCTTTATCGGTGCCACAGGCGTAGGCCTGACGGTGGACGCCGTGGTCGACCTGATTGATACCTACCAGCAACGTTACAAACGCAGCGTATTCTTCGTCGACACTGAAGGGCGTGTGGTGCTGACCGGTGCCAAAGGCGGCCCATCAGGGGCAAAAGTCGGCCAATCTCTCAGCGAATTGCCCGGTTTAGAAGACCTGATGGCCAAACTGGCGAACCCGCAGAACAGTAACTTTGAATACCAAGAACATGGCCGCGAGCACTTCCTCAATGTGCGCTTTATCCCCGAACTGAACTGGTACTTGTTAGTTGATAAACATGAAAACGGCGCACTGACCGGTATCCGCAAGTCGTTGTACATAAACCTGCTGATCTGCCTGTTAGTCACCCTCATCGTCATCAGTTTGGTGGGCTTCGCCCTGCGCCGTTACCAGCAGCGTATTACCGCTCTGGCCACCACCGACCTGCTAACCGAACTGCCCAACCGGCGCGGCTTCAACCTGCTCGCCAACCAGGCCGTGCAAGAGGCACGGCGTAACCAAGACACCCTATGTGCCCTGATGCTCGACTTGGACAACTTCAAGCAACTCAATGACAGCCAGGGCCATCTGGCCGGCGACGCCGTGCTGCGCGGCTTTGCTGCCAACCTGCAGAGTGCGGTACGTGAGGCAGATATTCTTTGCCGCTGGGGCGGCGAAGAGTTCATCCTGCTGCTCAAGAACACTTCCGTAGAGCAAGCCCGCGAACTGGGTAAGAAAATCCGCGAGCAGACCGAACGCAGCCACTTCAATTACAACGGTATTGACCTGCAAATCACTACCAGTATTGGCCTGGCCCAGCTGCAACCGAATGAAGTCCTCGAGCAGCTGATCGCCCGTGCCGACCGCGCGCTGTACCGCGCCAAACAGAGCGGGCGCAACCGCCTTTGTGAAGAAGCACATGGATAA